A stretch of Microbacterium sp. LWH3-1.2 DNA encodes these proteins:
- a CDS encoding LacI family DNA-binding transcriptional regulator codes for MADVAERAGVSGQTVSRVVNASPRVDPETRARVEAVMRELGYRPHRAARALRTGRTQTIGLVVSTLASVGNSRMLQAVADAAAARGYALTVVTLGAAGDVAAAFERLVEQGVDGAIVLNEATARVRGADVGAPGLRLVVVDSPRDDRFGVVETDHAAGARSAVEHLLGLGHATVQHLSGPEGSFAAAERERGWRDALGAAHAAVPPVVRGDWTSASGFAAASALLGPGATAVFAANDQMALGVLRAVAESGRAVPGDVSVVGFDDVADAADYRPPLTTVRQDFDALGSRAVAALIDGIEAGAPAAFETVPTRLVVRESTGPAR; via the coding sequence ATGGCGGACGTCGCGGAGCGCGCGGGCGTCTCGGGCCAGACCGTGTCGCGGGTGGTCAACGCCAGCCCCCGTGTCGACCCCGAGACGCGGGCCCGCGTCGAGGCGGTGATGAGGGAACTCGGCTATCGTCCGCATCGCGCCGCGCGCGCTCTGCGCACCGGCCGCACCCAGACCATCGGGCTCGTGGTGTCGACCCTCGCTTCGGTGGGCAACTCCCGCATGCTGCAGGCGGTGGCGGATGCCGCGGCCGCCCGCGGCTACGCGCTCACGGTCGTGACGCTCGGCGCGGCGGGCGACGTGGCCGCGGCCTTCGAGCGGCTGGTCGAGCAGGGCGTGGATGGCGCGATCGTGCTGAACGAGGCCACAGCGCGGGTGCGCGGTGCCGACGTCGGCGCCCCCGGGCTGCGCCTCGTGGTCGTCGACTCTCCGCGTGACGACCGTTTCGGCGTGGTCGAGACCGATCACGCGGCAGGCGCGAGGTCAGCGGTCGAGCACCTGCTCGGGCTCGGGCACGCGACCGTCCAGCACCTGTCCGGCCCCGAGGGCTCGTTCGCCGCGGCGGAGCGCGAGCGCGGATGGCGCGACGCTCTGGGGGCCGCCCACGCCGCGGTGCCGCCCGTGGTGCGCGGTGACTGGACCTCCGCGTCGGGCTTCGCCGCAGCATCCGCTCTTCTCGGACCGGGCGCGACCGCTGTCTTCGCCGCCAACGATCAGATGGCGCTGGGGGTGCTCCGCGCCGTCGCGGAGTCAGGCCGCGCGGTGCCGGGCGACGTCAGTGTGGTCGGCTTCGACGACGTGGCGGATGCCGCGGACTACCGCCCGCCCCTCACCACCGTGCGGCAGGACTTCGACGCGCTCGGCTCCCGCGCGGTCGCGGCGCTCATCGACGGCATCGAGGCCGGCGCGCCCGCGGCGTTCGAGACCGTGCCGACACGCCTCGTCGTCCGCGAGAGCACCGGGCCCGCACGCTGA
- the galT gene encoding galactose-1-phosphate uridylyltransferase, with translation MPAETLGAGVVKRPTRLADGRELIYYDDPGTTLGAERALDARDLAPRPETATMRRDVLTGDWVSIAAARQNRAFLPPAHLDPLAPQTPSNPSEIPSLYDVAVFENKSPSFGPALTVAHGDAPAGIDAARDLEDLAAPGLGRTRTSVGRCEVVCFSPEHSGSFGSLSATRARTVIEAWADRTAALSALPGIEQVFPFENRGEAIGVTLPHPHGQIYAYPYITPRTTSLLASIDREDPDLFGRILDFERAGERVILEGEHWTAFVPFAARWPIEIHLLPHRHVADFAETTAAERDELAPLYLRLLRGVDALYDSPTPYIAAWHQAPVHRGRDTARLHLQLTSPRRAADKLKFLAGSEAAMGAWIGDIPPETAAAKLRDAVASIPEETL, from the coding sequence CTGCCCGCCGAGACCCTCGGCGCCGGCGTCGTGAAGCGCCCGACCCGCCTCGCCGACGGGCGCGAGCTGATCTATTACGACGACCCCGGCACGACGCTCGGCGCCGAACGCGCCCTCGACGCGCGCGACCTCGCACCCCGGCCCGAGACCGCGACCATGAGGCGCGACGTGCTGACGGGCGACTGGGTGTCGATCGCAGCGGCCCGCCAGAACCGCGCGTTCCTCCCGCCGGCGCACCTCGATCCGCTCGCCCCGCAGACGCCTTCGAATCCGTCGGAGATCCCGTCGCTGTACGACGTGGCGGTGTTCGAGAACAAGTCGCCGTCTTTCGGCCCCGCTCTCACGGTCGCCCACGGCGACGCACCCGCGGGGATCGACGCGGCGCGCGATCTCGAGGACCTCGCCGCCCCCGGCCTCGGCCGAACCCGCACGAGCGTCGGCCGATGCGAGGTCGTGTGCTTCAGCCCCGAGCACTCCGGCTCGTTCGGATCGCTGTCGGCCACCCGTGCCCGCACCGTGATCGAGGCGTGGGCCGACCGCACCGCCGCGCTCTCGGCGCTGCCCGGCATCGAGCAGGTCTTCCCGTTCGAGAATCGCGGCGAGGCGATCGGCGTCACGCTGCCCCACCCGCACGGCCAGATCTACGCCTACCCGTACATCACGCCGCGCACGACGAGCCTGCTCGCGTCGATCGATCGCGAGGATCCGGACCTGTTCGGGCGCATCCTCGACTTCGAGCGCGCCGGTGAGCGCGTGATCCTCGAGGGCGAGCACTGGACGGCGTTCGTGCCGTTCGCAGCGCGCTGGCCGATCGAGATCCACCTGCTGCCGCACCGCCACGTCGCGGACTTCGCCGAGACGACGGCGGCCGAACGCGACGAGCTGGCGCCCCTGTACCTGCGGCTGCTCCGCGGCGTGGACGCGCTCTACGACTCCCCCACGCCGTACATCGCCGCATGGCACCAGGCGCCGGTGCACCGTGGCCGCGACACCGCGCGCCTGCACCTGCAGCTCACGTCGCCCCGCCGCGCGGCCGACAAGCTCAAGTTCCTCGCCGGATCCGAGGCCGCCATGGGTGCCTGGATCGGCGACATCCCGCCCGAGACGGCAGCGGCGAAGCTGCGCGACGCCGTCGCATCCATCCCCGAGGAGACCCTGTGA
- the galK gene encoding galactokinase has product MTATDIRTAAIARALFAARFGADATGTWSAPGRVNLIGEHTDYNDGFVLPFAIQHRTHAALAPRADGVFRVRVASTFDDATVEVALDELDALFPEQRDDVPEWARYPLGVAWALLAASGTDPSAVSGVDLAFASDVPVGAGLSSSAAIEGATAVALADIWGIDLDRIALAKVGRRAENEAVGAPTGIMDQMASLLGRADAAIFLDCRSLDAQVVDLGFADAGLELVVIDTGVKHSHATGGYGERRAACERGAAALGVPALRDVSVDDLPRLAELVDEVTFRRVRHVVTENQRVLDTVRTLREEGPRAIGGLLVASHVSMRDDFEISVPELDTAVEAALSAGAVGARMTGGGFGGAAIALVAHDLVPAVTDAATAAFAAAGFAAPTIFTVTPSAGAARD; this is encoded by the coding sequence GTGACCGCCACCGACATCCGTACCGCCGCCATCGCGCGTGCGCTCTTCGCCGCCCGGTTCGGCGCCGACGCCACCGGCACGTGGTCTGCGCCCGGACGCGTGAACCTGATCGGCGAGCACACCGACTACAACGACGGCTTCGTGCTGCCGTTCGCGATCCAGCACCGCACCCATGCCGCCCTCGCCCCGCGCGCCGACGGCGTCTTCCGCGTGCGCGTGGCCTCGACGTTCGACGACGCGACCGTCGAGGTCGCCCTCGACGAGCTCGACGCGCTCTTCCCCGAGCAGCGTGACGACGTCCCCGAGTGGGCGCGCTACCCCCTGGGAGTCGCGTGGGCGCTGCTCGCGGCATCCGGAACCGATCCGTCCGCGGTGTCGGGGGTCGATCTCGCCTTCGCGTCGGACGTCCCGGTGGGCGCCGGATTGTCGTCGTCCGCCGCGATCGAGGGCGCGACCGCCGTCGCCCTCGCCGACATCTGGGGAATCGATCTCGACCGCATCGCGCTGGCGAAGGTCGGCCGTCGCGCCGAGAACGAGGCCGTCGGCGCGCCCACGGGCATCATGGACCAGATGGCGTCGCTCCTCGGCCGGGCTGACGCGGCCATATTCCTGGACTGCCGGTCACTCGACGCTCAGGTCGTCGACCTCGGCTTCGCGGACGCGGGCCTCGAGCTCGTCGTCATCGACACCGGCGTGAAGCATTCCCACGCCACCGGCGGCTACGGCGAGCGCCGGGCGGCCTGTGAGAGGGGAGCTGCGGCGCTGGGCGTACCGGCGCTGCGCGACGTGAGCGTCGACGACCTCCCGCGCCTCGCGGAGCTCGTGGACGAGGTCACCTTCCGCCGCGTCCGCCATGTCGTCACCGAGAATCAGCGCGTGCTCGACACGGTGCGCACCCTCCGCGAGGAGGGGCCCCGCGCGATCGGCGGCCTCCTCGTCGCCTCGCACGTGTCGATGCGCGACGACTTCGAGATCTCGGTCCCCGAGCTCGACACCGCGGTCGAGGCCGCGCTGTCGGCCGGCGCAGTGGGCGCCCGCATGACAGGCGGCGGCTTCGGCGGCGCCGCGATCGCACTCGTCGCGCATGATCTCGTGCCGGCGGTGACAGATGCCGCCACCGCCGCCTTCGCGGCCGCCGGCTTCGCGGCTCCCACCATCTTCACGGTGACTCCGTCCGCGGGAGCAGCGCGCGACTGA
- a CDS encoding alpha/beta fold hydrolase, giving the protein MAYITVGTENSVDIDLYYTDQGPSDAQPVVLIHGFPLDGESWGKQQAALLDAGYRVIAYDRRGFGQSSKVGSGYDYDTFAGDLHALIEDLDLHDVVLVGFSMGTGEIARYLSRYGSGRVAKAAFLGSLEPFLLITDDNPDGAGPQEFFDGIAQSVRDDRYAFIAGFYKDFYNLDDNLGSRISQEAVDASVQVATYAGNTALAAAPLTWPTDFRADIPAVDVPALILHGTADNILPIDKTARRFKDLLPDATYVEIEGAPHGLLWTHGAEVNEALLAFLHS; this is encoded by the coding sequence GTGGCGTACATCACCGTCGGGACCGAGAACTCGGTGGACATCGACCTCTACTACACCGACCAGGGCCCGTCGGATGCCCAGCCGGTCGTGCTGATCCACGGCTTCCCCCTCGACGGCGAGTCGTGGGGCAAGCAGCAGGCCGCGCTGCTCGACGCCGGCTACCGCGTGATCGCATACGACCGCCGCGGCTTCGGGCAGTCGAGCAAGGTGGGCTCCGGGTACGACTACGACACGTTCGCCGGTGATCTCCACGCCCTGATCGAAGACCTCGACCTCCACGACGTGGTGCTCGTGGGCTTCTCGATGGGCACCGGCGAGATCGCCCGCTACCTTTCGCGCTACGGCAGCGGCCGCGTGGCGAAGGCGGCGTTCCTCGGATCGCTCGAGCCGTTCCTGCTGATCACGGACGACAACCCCGACGGCGCCGGGCCGCAGGAGTTCTTCGACGGGATCGCGCAGTCGGTGCGCGACGACCGCTATGCCTTCATCGCCGGGTTCTACAAGGACTTCTACAACCTCGACGACAACCTCGGCTCCCGCATCTCGCAGGAGGCGGTCGATGCGAGCGTGCAGGTCGCGACGTACGCCGGCAACACCGCGCTCGCCGCGGCGCCGCTGACGTGGCCCACGGACTTCCGCGCCGACATCCCCGCCGTCGACGTGCCCGCACTCATCCTCCACGGGACCGCCGACAACATCCTCCCCATCGACAAGACGGCCCGCCGCTTCAAGGACCTGCTCCCCGACGCCACGTACGTCGAGATCGAGGGTGCGCCGCACGGCCTGCTGTGGACGCACGGCGCCGAGGTCAACGAGGCGCTGCTCGCCTTCCTGCACAGCTGA